A genomic window from Leptospira stimsonii includes:
- a CDS encoding LIC13305 family lipoprotein, whose translation MIQKILTLVLVFLIGSGCNQKKSELEDLLPFLSLIQPDRAENYDRDVEIVTHTEMSGLINCNATYAQEDVDHYSSILRVQIAKYPRGYWIKAKVERVILCSNLSVGSMAIGGTMDPFANRIYLNVNSGIADGTLDNYLVRSIHHEMTHNFDFALRGLLMEVHSDWVALNSVAYATNVDWSSPALLQFNNPVPGFVTTYATSNVAEDYAEISSGLMGPQSNYEFLMQICQTDPVVGAKVRLMISDMKRFWPFPSTEATYWKNKLEMTFCP comes from the coding sequence ATGATTCAAAAGATTCTTACCTTAGTGCTCGTTTTTCTGATAGGTTCTGGCTGTAACCAGAAGAAGAGTGAGTTAGAAGATTTACTTCCATTCTTATCGCTCATCCAACCGGACCGAGCGGAGAATTATGATCGTGACGTGGAGATCGTTACTCATACGGAAATGTCCGGTTTAATTAACTGCAATGCAACGTATGCACAGGAGGATGTGGATCATTATTCGAGCATTCTGCGGGTTCAAATAGCAAAATACCCACGTGGTTATTGGATTAAGGCCAAGGTTGAGCGGGTGATACTTTGCTCGAATTTATCCGTCGGCAGTATGGCTATCGGTGGAACAATGGATCCTTTTGCGAACAGAATTTATTTGAATGTAAATTCCGGAATTGCGGATGGGACCTTGGACAATTATCTAGTTCGGTCGATCCATCACGAGATGACTCATAACTTTGATTTTGCATTGCGTGGTTTATTGATGGAAGTTCATTCTGATTGGGTTGCGCTCAATTCGGTCGCCTATGCGACAAATGTGGATTGGTCTTCTCCGGCTTTGCTTCAGTTTAACAATCCGGTTCCCGGATTTGTCACAACGTACGCAACCTCCAATGTTGCCGAGGATTATGCGGAAATTAGTTCCGGACTGATGGGGCCTCAATCAAATTATGAATTTCTAATGCAAATTTGTCAAACGGACCCGGTAGTAGGGGCGAAAGTTAGATTGATGATTTCGGATATGAAACGATTTTGGCCCTTCCCTAGTACAGAGGCAACATACTGGAAAAATAAGTTAGAGATGACTTTTTGTCCATGA
- a CDS encoding TetR/AcrR family transcriptional regulator, producing the protein MINPLVNSDQAKDRILKSAVKLFYERGYTNTGINEILSDAGAFKKSLYRYFPSKKDLGLSYVEFQEEEILGLAELMMRKYPKYADFVPAWVRFLKRGLKTTYRFGCPLANFSNQTHDEPELRKRVLESLDRWNKSFAVYFQKTVWKKKKNLDSKTAIEYSEKVLFLYQGAMQLYGLTGNKKFIDRLETELLKLEES; encoded by the coding sequence ATGATAAACCCTCTGGTAAATTCGGATCAGGCAAAGGATCGGATTCTAAAATCCGCCGTTAAACTCTTCTATGAAAGAGGCTATACAAACACGGGGATCAACGAAATATTAAGCGACGCCGGCGCTTTTAAAAAAAGTTTATACCGTTACTTCCCTTCTAAAAAAGATCTCGGATTAAGTTATGTGGAATTTCAAGAAGAGGAAATCCTGGGATTGGCGGAATTAATGATGAGAAAATATCCGAAATATGCGGATTTTGTTCCGGCCTGGGTTCGATTTTTAAAAAGAGGATTGAAGACTACCTATCGTTTCGGATGCCCGCTCGCCAATTTTTCAAATCAAACGCACGATGAACCCGAATTGAGAAAAAGGGTGCTCGAATCACTGGATCGTTGGAACAAAAGTTTCGCCGTCTATTTCCAAAAAACCGTATGGAAGAAAAAGAAAAATTTAGATTCTAAAACCGCGATTGAATATTCGGAAAAGGTTTTATTTCTTTATCAAGGTGCCATGCAACTCTACGGGTTGACCGGCAACAAGAAATTCATAGATCGGCTCGAAACGGAATTACTCAAGCTGGAAGAATCCTAA
- a CDS encoding acyl-CoA thioesterase, whose translation MDILEKEKGPETQIKLFTHTLKVRWVDLDENGHVNNGIYQSYFDEARRAAFEESGLDMNDLRSRRIGPVILKAELEYKAELKYPEIVKLSTRFEAQKGSRVLVIQDLYRESDGALICSAKFYGLFMDLNRMRPYKVSEEEASKLASHSV comes from the coding sequence ATGGATATCCTGGAAAAAGAAAAAGGTCCCGAAACGCAGATCAAACTTTTTACTCATACATTAAAGGTCAGATGGGTGGATTTGGATGAAAACGGACACGTCAATAACGGAATCTATCAGAGTTATTTTGACGAGGCTCGTAGAGCGGCATTCGAAGAATCGGGATTGGATATGAACGATCTCCGGAGTCGTCGGATCGGTCCGGTGATTTTGAAAGCAGAATTGGAATACAAGGCGGAGCTTAAATATCCAGAAATCGTAAAACTTTCAACACGATTTGAAGCTCAGAAGGGGAGTCGAGTTCTTGTCATTCAAGATCTTTATCGGGAATCCGACGGTGCGCTCATTTGTTCCGCTAAGTTTTACGGTTTGTTTATGGATTTAAATAGGATGCGTCCTTATAAAGTATCGGAGGAAGAGGCGAGTAAGCTGGCAAGCCATTCGGTTTGA